The following proteins come from a genomic window of Candidozyma auris chromosome 4, complete sequence:
- the NOC2 gene encoding mRNA-binding ribosome synthesis protein NOC2 produces the protein MAKTSKATKKFQSKHLKHTIDHRRKVQKHNKLKVKKSKNSGADEAPPPEKKSTRPVFDDMSVEEFFEEGFQVPEPQKSSKKKEESDDSSEDLSEDIDLDDSEGEAEAAAADSDDDDSSEEENEEQLKDDLEKLAEKDPEFYKYLQKNDKELLDFEGVNPMDAVSDDEDDENEDESEGEDSEEKPRKSEAKAKQKKVDITKDLLVSWDKDLKEPTVKTIQHVSAAFKAGVNINSSEGYDGRYTVSDGAIFADLMFIGLRRIPEAIQKLAPYKVNSKGNRSLDEKNGKTNMISKILKSQSASYITLLEDINNTETAALVLSSLQDVLPYYLSYRKILKRIYTAVVDVWATITHLETQIAAYAFMNNSAREFPKAVLEIILRQTYSSFLKACRKTNIHTMDLINFAKNSAAELFGINESLSYQVGFEFVRQLAIHLRTTITNTSKRSANSENKEAYKIIYNWQYCHSLDFWSRVVSANCNPEVEEVRHKNKESPLRALIYPLVQVTLGTIRLIPTPQFFPLRFYLIRSLIRISQNTGVYIPIFPLIVEILTSSIFKKPAKAENLPVFDFEHNIKANQQYLNTKVFQEGVCEQFIDLCSEFFVLYCKSVAFPELITPPVIGLRRFMKKSKLIKFNKQIQQLVEKLTSNANLITEKRSKIQYGPSNKSEVRSFMKDVKWEDTPLGQYVVVHRRNREEKLRILKEAAAEEENAQKNAKSKDVEMEDALESSEDDEEARENDDDDVEVSDDE, from the coding sequence ATGGCTAAAACTTCGAAGGCTACGAAAAAGTTTCAAAGCAAGCATTTGAAGCACACCATCGACCACCGTCGGAAAGTGCAAAAGCACAACAAACTTAAGGTTAAGAAAAGTAAAAATAGCGGTGCTGATGAGGCCCCCCCACCAGAAAAGAAATCCACCAGACCAGTCTTCGATGACATGTCTGTAGAAGAATTCTTCGAAGAAGGGTTTCAAGTGCCTGAACCACAGAAGAGctccaaaaagaaggaagaatcTGATGACAGCTCAGAAGATCTTTCCGAGGATATTGACTTGGATGACTCTGAGGgggaagcagaagcagcagcagcagattctgatgatgacgattCATCAGAGGAGGAGAATGAAGAGCAATTAAAAGAtgatttggagaaattggcAGAAAAGGACCCGGAATTTTACAAGTATTTGCAGAAGAACGAcaaggagcttttggaCTTCGAGGGTGTGAACCCTATGGATGCGGTGAGcgatgacgaggatgatgaaaaCGAAGATGAATCGGAAGGTGAAGACAGCGAGGAAAAACCAAGGAAGAGCGAGGCCaaagcaaaacaaaaaaaagttgataTCACAAAAGACCTTCTTGTGTCTTGGGACAAGGACTTAAAGGAGCCTACTGTCAAGACGATTCAGCACGTTCTGGCTGCTTTTAAAGCTGGTGTCAACATAAACTCTTCTGAAGGGTATGATGGTCGTTACACCGTTTCCGACGGTGCCATCTTTGCCGACTTAATGTTTATTGGGTTGAGACGTATACCCGAGGCAATACAGAAATTGGCCCCGTACAAGGTTAATTCCAAGGGCAACAGGAGTTTGGATGAAAAGAACGGAAAAACGAACAtgatttcaaaaattttgaaaagtcAGTCTGCTTCATACATCACCCTTCTAGAGGACATCAACAATACAGAGACAGCTGCCTTAGTGTTAAGCTCTCTACAGGATGTCTTACCATACTACCTCTCGTACAGAAAGATCCTCAAGCGTATCTACACTGCTGTTGTGGATGTCTGGGCCACTATAACTCACCTTGAGACACAGATTGCCGCCTACGCCTTCATGAACAACTCCGCGAGAGAGTTCCCTAAAGCTGTGTTGGAGATCATCCTCAGACAGACCTattcaagcttcttgaaagcatGCAGAAAGACAAATATTCACACAATGGACTTAATAAACTTTGCAAAGAACTCCGCAGCTGAGTTGTTTGGTATCAATGAGCTGTTGTCTTATCAGGTGGGCTTTGAGTTTGTGCGTCAGCTTGCGATCCACTTGCGTACTACAATCACGAATACAAGTAAGCGTCTGGCTAACTCCGAAAACAAAGAAGCTTATAAAATCATATATAACTGGCAGTATTGTCACTCCTTGGACTTTTGGTCCAGAGTTGTGTCCGCAAACTGCAATCCTGAGGTCGAAGAGGTGAGGCATAAGAATAAAGAGTCCCCATTGAGGGCCTTGATCTATCCTTTAGTTCAGGTTACCTTGGGAACTATCAGGTTGATTCCTACTCCCCAGTTTTTCCCATTGAGATTCTACTTGATTCGTTCCTTGATCAGAATCTCTCAGAACACTGGTGTCTACATCCCAATCTTTCCACTCATTGTTGAAATTTTGACTTCCAGCATCTTTAAAAAGCCTGCAAAGGCTGAGAACTTGCCCGTCTTTGACTTCGAGCACAACATCAAAGCCAATCAGCAATACTTGAACACTAAGGTGTTCCAAGAGGGTGTATGCGAGCAATTCATCGACTTGTGCAGCGAGTTCTTTGTCTTGTATTGTAAGAGCGTTGCATTCCCTGAGCTAATCACACCTCCTGTTATTGGTCTCAGGCGTTTCATGAAGAAATCCAAGctcatcaagttcaacaagcaGATTCAACAGCTCGTTGAGAAGTTGACTTCCAATGCTAATCTTATAACTGAGAAGAGATCGAAGATTCAGTACGGCCCATCAAATAAGAGTGAGGTTCGTTCTTTCATGAAGGATGTTAAGTGGGAAGACACGCCGTTGGGACAGTATGTTGTTGTTCACAGAAGAAatagagaagaaaagtTGAGAATATTGAAGGAAGCTGCAGCTGAAGAGGAGAACGCCCAAAAGAATGCCAAGTCTAAGGATGTCGAAATGGAAGATGCATTGGAATCCTCAGAGGACGATGAAGAGGCTCGTGaaaatgacgatgatgatgttgaagtTTCTGACGACGAATAA
- the CWT1 gene encoding gluconeogenesis transcription factor RDS2: MEYREKPEDITDQTSQGAQSGPSTSQPMAESSSSRSSNDSKKPKKKKKKVEMACVYCRRSHMICDDSRPCSRCIKRGIGHLCHDEPTPGRQRKKGTNSGTSTNPTPPTSTNSVPDIHNTTKALPEPSGPQPDLAGYSAGSNRPEPGSLFVQPGQPSLSAQQVGRAGNGGQFLGSVAQGGIGGVGGGTVGSLSKNLPFNEEPFFYSEHAGSEFSSLNDFLSMIDDPELVNGSLGGNNNGNNADSLSAFSMPQSGTSSNVNNLLSFSPSNMQQPTFDQSNDPNVNLNPEQTQTQTQTQPQGATNGANYDNNTSQVGNKVNDNQQQQQQQPVISDSARDKFFLTAADPTTEISPEERLKQVIKAKLEAGLLQPYNYAKGYARLQSYMDNYMNQSSRQRILKPLSIFRPAFRAIARTLKDVDLVLVEESFERMLLDYDRVFTSMAIPACLWRRTGEIYRGNKEFASLVGVTTDDLKDGKLAIYELMSEESAVNFWEKYGAIAFDKGQKAVLTSCNLRTRDGFKRKSCCFSFTIRRDRYNIPSCIVGNFIPIDP, encoded by the coding sequence ATGGAATATCGCGAGAAGCCCGAGGACATTACAGATCAGACCTCGCAGGGTGCCCAGAGTGGCCCTTCAACAAGCCAACCAATGGCAGAAAGCAGTTCCTCGAGATCAAGCAACGACCtgaaaaaaccaaagaagaagaagaagaaagttgagATGGCGTGTGTGTACTGCCGCCGCTCTCACATGATTTGCGATGACTCAAGACCCTGCCTGAGATGTATCAAGCGAGGCATCGGGCACTTGTGTCATGATGAGCCTACACCGGGTAGACAACGGAAAAAGGGGACCAATTCTGGCACATCCACGAACCCCACGCCGCCCACTTCGACAAACTCTGTGCCCGATATTCACAATACAACGAAAGCGTTACCTGAACCTTCTGGTCCCCAGCCGGACTTGGCCGGGTACCTGGCAGGTTCCAACCGACCTGAGCCGGGGTCTCTCTTCGTGCAACCTGGGCAACCCCTGTTACTGGCCCAACAAGTGGGCCGGGCTGGTAACGGTGGACAGTTTTTGGGAAGCGTTGCTCAAGGCGGCATCGGCGGGGTAGGCGGGGGAACTGTGGGTTCGCTTCTGAAGAATCTTCCATTTAATGAGGAACCTTTCTTCTACTCTGAGCATGCTGGCAGTGAGTTCAGCTCCTTAAACGATTTTCTTTCCATGATCGATGATCCTGAGCTCGTGAACGGTTCCCTCGGAGGAAACAACAACGGCAACAATGCGGACTCGTTGCTGGCGTTCCTGATGCCTCAATCCGGCACTTCCTCGAATGTCAATAACCTACTTTCATTTTCGCCAAGTAATATGCAACAACCAACTTTTGACCAATCAAATGATCCAAACGTGAACCTAAATCCAGAGCAGACTCAGACTCAGACTCAGACTCAGCCTCAAGGGGCCACGAACGGAGCAAATTATGATAATAATACACTGCAGGTTGGCAACAAAGTTAATGATAatcagcaacaacagcaacagcaaccCGTGATCTCTGACTCTGCAAGAGATAAGTTTTTCTTGACCGCAGCAGATCCAACTACAGAGATCTCCCCCGAGGAAAGACTCAAGCAAGTTATCAAGGCAAAATTGGAGGCTGGCCTTCTACAGCCTTACAACTACGCTAAGGGTTATGCACGTCTACAAAGTTACATGGATAATTACATGAATCAATCAAGTAGACAGAGAATCCTCAAACCATTATCCATTTTTCGCCCAGCCTTCAGAGCCATTGCTCGAACTTTGAAGGATGTCGACTTGGTACTTGTTGAGGAGAGCTTCGAGCGTATGCTTCTAGATTACGACCGGGTTTTCACTTCGATGGCAATTCCTGCTTGTCTCTGGAGACGTACGGGTGAGATCTACAGAGGCAATAAAGAGTTCGCGTCGTTGGTGGGCGTTACCACAGACGACCTCAAGGACGGAAAACTTGCTATCTACGAGCTTATGAGTGAGGAAAGCGCAGTGAATTTCTGGGAGAAGTACGGGGCGATTGCATTCGACAAAGGCCAGAAAGCGGTCTTGACAAGCTGTAACTTACGAACAAGAGatggcttcaaaagaaaaagttgTTGTTTTAGTTTCACCATCCGAAGAGATCGCTACAATATACCAAGCTGCATAGTTGGTAACTTCATACCAATCGATCCGTGA
- a CDS encoding tricalbin, whose amino-acid sequence MSAPVHVTDPNEVLNPPDQASLEDQQLDDIQDEIKQGKDDTVHTSTVDWTISEDYEIDENSNKKPPPRESVPPAYRGWKEVGGFDHTEKLTAEDEATDLLSKGSIFDQFLPAVAVGDWYHNVAYMILAGLLSWIVGWFRFSLAPVFFIMLVFGILYRSSVRKYREMLRELAQREFSVKSIENDYETMDWLNVFLEKFWRFLEPSVAQIVTDQVNPILAASPAPAFIKALWLDTFTAGTKPPRIVKVKTLDGTADDVVVMDWAVSFTPNALTDSNNKQQKSNVNEKVVTVAKLFGIEIPVAVSDVSFSCLLRVRLKMMTSFPHIETISASLMEPPQIDFNSRLLGNTSFNWEVLAIPGLYPFINEMIKKYAGPILFAPLSFQLNVQQLMAGAPLNSAVGLLVIDVKKARGLRNYGGIGNTIDPYVTFGYSKEVLEKTSHKDSTKSPVWNERVYVLVNTFAEPLNITVMDKNKHRHDNQIGSIQYDLESFREKEKQELNAPIIRNNKEVGELQLTMYYMPTLVAQRQADGAVIPPPELNTGIARIEIAGARHMKSDSDTPLTTYAEVWIGGERIIKTPVQKKTNSPTWNGAKEMIIFNRAKTRAKVLIKNEKDKVVNAFITRLNDLIDAGQVGDPWFQLPNGGEIQINSFWKPVMLEDAKGTAGYTPPIGVLRVSVQSAEDLRNLETVGKVDPYTRILVNGNERARTSYFDSTLNPTWNEIHYVTISSPNQKLTLEVMDVERSGPDRTLGSFDVKLQPLIQKDNTGKYIETVDPTKRTSKLIHKKGPKGTVTYSLSFYPVLPVMTMEDIRDEEEEERKEKEIKEKKERIQKDKSEKEAEEFMEKERKAREEELEERKQLTSGKLRLGFDELAEYKSGVFIFEISEITTSKEGLYLQAFFDNHGLHDFVTPKLKQTKVQSITTGDFVVKELDKSEVTFRLQKKKDMNRLEKAASEVQIPVLDLLRDSFNKVTTVTLSGSVSATIKLQSSWVPVIYSSQIPPQDSSDNCGVLTLTTLSAENIPAGDRNGKSDPYVKLYLDTDREHFFKSKKVKKTLSPTWNEVTEVELINKYDSVIKVVVYDWDVGPEQDDLLCVGYINLCEMNPEGETEFTVPLYDEDDHDAGTAYFKASFEPKFILRCKADSGGHIDALGSGVGAVGHLGKGVGKGVGKGVGKGLGTVGKGIRKGLHFGKNSEE is encoded by the exons ATGCTGGCTCCAGTGCACGTCACGGAT CCCAACGAGGTCCTCAACCCCCCGGACCAAGCGTCCTTAGAAGACCAGCAGCTTGACGATATTCAGGATGAGATCAAGCAAGGAAAGGATGATACCGTTCACACATCCACCGTAGACTGGACAATTAGTGAAGACTACGAGATTGACGAAAACTCAAACAAGAAACCTCCACCACGTGAGCTGGTTCCTCCAGCGTACCGTGGGTGGAAAGAAGTTGGTGGATTTGACCACACTGAGAAATTGACTGCCGAGGATGAGGCAACTGACTTGTTGTCGAAAGGCtcaatttttgatcaattttTGCCCGCTGTTGCTGTTGGTGACTGGTATCACAATGTAGCTTACATGATATTGGCTGGATTGTTGTCGTGGATCGTTGGATGGTTCCGCTTCTCGCTTGCTCCAGTGTTCTTTATTATGCTCGTATTTGGTATTCTTTACAGATCCTCTGTAAGGAAGTACAGAGAGATGTTGCGTGAGTTGGCCCAAAGAGAGTTTTCTGTCAAGTCTATTGAGAACGACTACGAGACCATGGACTGGCTCAATGTCTTTTTAGAGAAGTTCTGGCGCTTCTTGGAACCTTCTGTTGCTCAGATCGTGACGGACCAGGTGAACCCCATTTTGGCTGCTTCCCCTGCGCCagctttcatcaaagccTTGTGGCTTGACACTTTCACGGCAGGTACAAAACCTCCTAGAATTGTCAAGGTCAAAACTTTGGATGGTACTGCCGACGatgtggtggtgatggaCTGGGCCGTTTCTTTCACTCCTAATGCGTTGACTGACTCCAACAATAAGCAGCAGAAGAGCAACGTCAACGAGAAGGTTGTTACAGTGGCCAAGCTTTTTGGCATTGAGATCCCTGTGGCTGTCTCTGATGTCTCCTTCCTGTGCTTGCTTAGAGTTaggttgaagatgatgaccTCTTTCCCTCACATTGAGACCATCAGTGCCTCTTTGATGGAGCCTCCTCAAATTGATTTCAACTCTAGACTTTTGGGAAACACCTCGTTTAACTGGGAGGTGTTGGCCATTCCTGGCTTATACCCGTTTATTAACgagatgatcaagaagtacgCGGGCCCAATCTTGTTTGCTCCACTTTCCTTCCAGTTGAACGTGCAGCAATTGATGGCTGGTGCGCCTTTGAACTCTGCTGTGGGTCTCTTGGTGATCGATGTCAAGAAGGCTCGTGGCTTGAGAAATTATGGTGGTATTGGTAACACCATCGATCCATACGTTACTTTTGGCTACTCCAAAGAAGTGCTCGAAAAAACCTCTCACAAAGACAGCACCAAGCTGCCTGTTTGGAATGAACGTGTGTATGTTCTTGTGAACACCTTCGCCGAACCTTTGAATATCACGGTGATGGATAAGAACAAGCACAGACATGACAACCAGATTGGTTCGATTCAGTATGACTTGGAATCGTTcagagagaaggagaaacaAGAACTTAATGCACCTATCATTCGTAACAACAAAGAAGTCGGCGAGTTACAGTTGACCATGTATTACATGCCAACTTTGGTTGCTCAAAGACAAGCTGACGGCGCTGTCATCCCTCCACCAGAGCTCAACACTGGTATTGCTAGAATTGAAATTGCAGGCGCTAGACACATGAAGTCAGACAGTGACACTCCTTTGACTACCTATGCTGAAGTGTGGATAGGCGGTGAGCGAATCATCAAGACTCCCGTgcaaaagaagaccaaCAGTCCCACATGGAACGGTGCAAAGGAGatgatcatcttcaaccGTGCAAAGACCAGAGCCAAAgtcttgatcaagaacgaGAAGGACAAGGTAGTTAATGCTTTTATCACCAGGCTCAACGATTTGATCGATGCAGGCCAGGTTGGAGATCCTTGGTTCCAGTTGCCAAATGGAGGTGAGATTCAAATCAATTCGTTCTGGAAGCCTGTGATGCTAGAGGATGCAAAGGGTACCGCTGGTTATACCCCTCCTATTGGTGTTCTTAGAGTTAGCGTTCAAAGTGCTGAAGATTTGCGCAATTTGGAGACTGTTGGTAAAGTCGACCCTTACACGCGTATCTTGGTCAATGGTAACGAGAGAGCGAGGACATCTTATTTTGATTCTACTTTAAACCCAACATGGAACGAGATTCACTATGTCACcatttcttctccaaatcaaaaattgaCGCTCGAAGTCATGGATGTCGAGAGAAGTGGACCTGATAGAACCTTAGGCTCGTTTGATGTCAAATTACAACCTTTGATTCAAAAAGATAACACGGGCAAGTATATTGAGACTGTCGATCCAACAAAGAGAACTTCCAAGTTAATCCACAAGAAGGGCCCTAAGGGAACTGTCACGTATTCTTTGTCTTTCTACCCAGTGTTACCTGTCATGACAATGGAAGATATCagagacgaagaggaggaagaaaggaaggagaaggaaattaaagagaagaaggagaggaTCCAGAAGGACAAGAGTGAAAAGGAAGCCGAAGAGTTTATGGAGAAGGAGCGCAAAGCTCgcgaagaagagcttgaagagagaaaacaaTTGACATCAGGCAAATTGAGGTTGGGATTCGATGAGTTGGCTGAGTATAAAAGCGGTGTTTTCATCTTCGAGATCTCCGAGATTACCacttcaaaagaaggtTTGTaccttcaagctttctttgaTAACCACGGTCTTCATGATTTCGTCACTCCTAAATTGAAGCAGACCAAGGTGCAGCTGATTACTACTGGTGACTTCGTCGTGAAGGAGTTAGACAAGTCGGAGGTCACATTCAGacttcagaaaaagaaagatatGAACAGACTCGAGAAAGCAGCATCTGAGGTCCAAATTCCAGTGTTGGATTTATTGAGGGATTCTTTCAACAAGGTCACTACTGTTACCTTATCAGGGTCCGTCTCTGCGACCATAAAGTTGCAAAGCTCTTGGGTGCCGGTCATCTACTCCAGCCAGATCCCCCCACAAGATTCCAGTGATAACTGTGGTGTCTTGACGCTCACCACGCTCAGTGCAGAAAACATCCCTGCTGGTGACAGAAATGGTAAGTCTGACCCATACGTGAAATTGTACTTGGACACCGATCGTGagcatttcttcaagagtaagaaggtgaagaagactttgAGCCCTACCTGGAATGAGGTAACTGAGGTTgaactcatcaacaagtacgATTCTGTCATCAAGGTTGTGGTGTATGATTGGGATGTAGGTCCAGAGCAAGACGATCTCTTGTGTGTTGGATACATCAATCTCTGCGAGATGAATCCTGAGGGAGAGACTGAGTTCACCGTGCCTTTGTATGACGAGGACGATCACGATGCTGGTACTGCCTACTTCAAGGCTAGTTTCGAACCAAAGTTCATTCTTCGTTGCAAGGCTGACTCTGGAGGTCACATCGATGCCCTTGGATCCGGTGTTGGTGCGGTGGGCCATTTGGGCAAGGGTGTCGGCAAGGGTGTTGGCAAAGGTGTCGGCAAAGGTCTCGGTACAGTCGGCAAGGGCATCCGTAAGGGTTTGCACTTTGGTAAGAATTCCGAAGAGTGA